Proteins encoded within one genomic window of Geotalea daltonii FRC-32:
- a CDS encoding GNA1162 family protein: MKRIRISMTLICLIFAAGCGTTADVYRDANMDFGSVRTVAVLPFANLTRDNQAAERVRDVFSNMLMATGAIYVMPAGEVLRGLSRAGITNAAAPSPEDIIKLAGIIKVDAVITGVVREYGEVRSGSSGANVISLGVQAIEAQSGKVVWNASSTQGGIGMSERLLGGGGEPMNRITEKAVNELLDKLFN, from the coding sequence ATGAAACGAATACGTATCAGTATGACTCTGATCTGCCTGATTTTTGCAGCCGGTTGTGGGACAACAGCCGACGTCTATCGGGACGCCAACATGGATTTTGGCTCGGTAAGAACCGTTGCCGTTCTGCCTTTTGCCAATCTCACCCGCGACAATCAGGCGGCGGAAAGGGTGAGGGATGTCTTTTCCAACATGCTTATGGCAACCGGCGCCATATATGTGATGCCGGCGGGGGAGGTACTGCGGGGCTTGTCCCGTGCCGGCATAACTAACGCCGCTGCTCCGTCCCCCGAGGACATAATCAAGCTCGCCGGTATTATCAAGGTTGATGCGGTTATCACTGGTGTGGTCAGGGAGTACGGCGAGGTACGATCCGGAAGTTCCGGAGCCAACGTCATTTCTCTCGGTGTCCAGGCAATCGAGGCCCAGAGTGGCAAAGTGGTGTGGAACGCCTCGTCGACCCAGGGGGGGATCGGCATGTCCGAACGTCTTTTGGGGGGAGGGGGAGAACCAATGAACAGGATAACGGAAAAGGCAGTGAATGAGCTCCTTGATAAACTTTTCAACTAA
- a CDS encoding YncE family protein, with the protein MNIRKNPLLSSLLIIVAAIALLAGCQSLPSALKQPLADNGELYVYLQPLPQETDRLGFMVTRISAVNDRGEQFPLKLKLQNLKGSDPQRQRFFAYGQLPPGNYAALTFSVRNARLRTEEGEAALVVTDAGSRSDVSFTINNRKALLINLNFNLRKSLTNEVQFSPVFDAVIPGKPVPGLVGYVSNYADNTLTVFDKQSMQVNGIIATGRGPKGIAFDQRRRRAYVALFDDDMVQVFDISTGNLVNQISLNVGDNPQEIALSPDGRTIVTTNTGTNSISIIDANSLFETGRVSVGDGPTSALIDPSGKRAFVFNTTANTISVVDLARRSVLTTIATEPSPLRGQFNRRGDALYVIQKFSPYLSVVNPTSLAVTRRTNVGTGATAIKVDTNTDQIYLAKEQDGRIAVYDPFSFLPGVSIDEPESTSHMAIDGEENNLCTLDGENGSLLFINLVSRKIVGRIDVGEAPCQVSLIGER; encoded by the coding sequence GTGAATATTAGGAAAAATCCGCTTTTAAGCAGCTTGCTGATCATTGTTGCCGCCATTGCTCTGCTGGCTGGTTGCCAGAGCCTGCCCTCCGCCCTCAAACAGCCCCTTGCCGATAACGGCGAATTGTACGTCTATCTTCAACCCCTCCCCCAGGAGACTGATCGGCTCGGCTTCATGGTTACCCGCATCTCCGCCGTCAATGACCGCGGCGAACAGTTTCCCCTGAAGCTCAAACTGCAGAACCTCAAGGGCAGTGATCCCCAACGTCAGCGTTTCTTCGCTTACGGTCAACTCCCTCCAGGCAACTATGCGGCATTGACCTTCAGCGTCAGAAATGCCCGGCTCAGGACCGAAGAAGGTGAAGCGGCCCTGGTCGTCACCGATGCAGGCTCAAGATCTGATGTTTCTTTTACCATCAACAACCGCAAAGCACTGCTGATCAATCTGAACTTCAACCTGAGGAAATCCCTGACAAACGAGGTGCAGTTCTCGCCGGTATTTGACGCGGTAATTCCCGGTAAACCGGTTCCGGGGCTGGTGGGCTATGTGTCCAATTATGCCGATAACACCTTGACCGTTTTCGATAAACAATCCATGCAGGTAAACGGGATTATCGCCACGGGGAGAGGGCCTAAGGGCATCGCTTTCGATCAGCGACGGCGCAGGGCTTATGTGGCCCTGTTCGACGATGATATGGTCCAGGTCTTCGATATCTCCACAGGAAATCTGGTCAACCAGATCAGTCTCAACGTGGGAGATAATCCCCAGGAGATTGCACTATCCCCTGACGGCAGGACAATTGTCACCACCAATACCGGAACTAACAGCATAAGCATCATCGACGCCAATTCCCTTTTCGAAACAGGCCGTGTCAGCGTCGGGGACGGCCCAACTTCAGCCCTGATAGATCCTTCCGGCAAAAGAGCTTTCGTCTTCAACACCACTGCCAATACCATTTCCGTTGTGGATCTGGCCAGGCGGTCGGTCCTGACCACCATCGCCACCGAACCTTCGCCACTAAGGGGGCAGTTCAACCGCAGAGGGGATGCCCTTTACGTTATCCAGAAGTTCAGTCCCTACCTGTCGGTGGTTAACCCCACTTCCCTTGCCGTCACCAGGCGCACCAACGTGGGGACCGGGGCAACTGCCATCAAGGTGGACACCAATACCGACCAGATCTATCTGGCAAAGGAGCAGGATGGCCGGATTGCCGTTTATGACCCATTTTCTTTCCTGCCCGGTGTCTCTATCGATGAGCCAGAAAGCACAAGCCACATGGCTATCGATGGCGAGGAGAATAACCTTTGCACTCTGGACGGGGAAAACGGTTCCCTGCTCTTTATCAATCTGGTGAGCAGGAAGATTGTAGGTCGGATCGATGTGGGTGAAGCCCCTTGTCAGGTTTCCTTGATTGGAGAGAGGTAA
- a CDS encoding 6-bladed beta-propeller gives MKKIRDVSAAAVFLLAIFAIPVSAGELKADYLYQLSDFTGTVPYNWVRPVVDPKTHEVYVANFSERSIRVFNDKGMAIFEFGDDISIGNLYDLAVEEDGGILLLSSRDPAISSFTITRCNFRGERVGTLVPQGIPAALITNFHPSFICSRNGRIYIADKEAMKVLIMDAAGQYLDGIDIASILGLGEKEKRDSGLVGLSVDKDGNLLFTVPVNFQAYVLSPAGKLRSFGVKGSSPGKFNIIGGIVADNSGNIYVADTLRCVVMAFDKDFNFRTEFGYRGNGPENLVAPQELAIDEEKLYITQSRNRGVSVFRITVG, from the coding sequence ATGAAAAAAATACGTGATGTGTCCGCGGCGGCTGTCTTTCTCCTTGCCATTTTCGCCATCCCTGTGTCTGCCGGAGAATTAAAGGCAGATTACCTTTACCAGTTATCGGATTTCACCGGGACGGTTCCCTACAACTGGGTTCGGCCGGTGGTCGATCCTAAGACCCATGAGGTCTATGTGGCCAACTTCAGTGAACGCTCCATACGCGTTTTCAACGATAAAGGAATGGCCATATTCGAATTCGGTGACGACATCAGCATAGGCAATCTCTACGATCTTGCGGTGGAGGAAGACGGCGGGATTCTCCTCCTTTCTTCCAGGGACCCGGCAATTTCCAGCTTTACCATAACCAGGTGCAATTTCCGCGGCGAAAGGGTGGGGACTCTGGTACCGCAAGGTATCCCAGCTGCCTTGATAACCAACTTCCATCCCAGCTTTATCTGCAGCCGCAACGGCCGGATTTATATTGCTGACAAGGAGGCGATGAAGGTCCTTATCATGGATGCAGCAGGGCAATATCTTGATGGCATCGACATAGCTTCCATTCTCGGGCTTGGCGAAAAGGAAAAAAGAGATTCAGGGCTGGTAGGACTTTCAGTTGACAAAGATGGCAATCTGCTTTTTACCGTTCCGGTTAATTTCCAGGCCTATGTCCTCTCTCCGGCCGGCAAATTGCGCAGCTTCGGCGTCAAGGGAAGCAGCCCGGGCAAATTCAATATCATCGGCGGCATTGTCGCTGATAATTCCGGCAACATATACGTAGCAGATACTTTGAGATGTGTCGTCATGGCTTTTGACAAGGATTTCAACTTCCGGACCGAGTTTGGTTATCGCGGTAACGGCCCGGAAAATCTGGTTGCTCCGCAGGAACTGGCGATAGATGAAGAAAAGCTTTACATAACCCAGAGTCGAAATAGGGGGGTAAGTGTCTTCAGAATAACCGTTGGGTGA
- a CDS encoding heavy metal sensor histidine kinase yields the protein MSSKSGKDSSGAGRNHSRSWSLSRRLTLHYALSAFVILNMSAAFVHWGLVNITERQSNKYLQDEINTIQLLSRADTDLKALARKLEVGYAARESMKSYGRILDQQGMVLLQTYGMDAKIPAKVFPPPSRPGNVRSIQWKNSREEVYLLRSVLLEQGKAQDGRVLQIALDVTYIEQIFSDFRNVLLLVVFIGTFVSLALAVLTVKRGLCPLTEIAQRTSSITAHNLDERVTLGHWPEEVKALAIALDEMLDRLQDSFVRLSSYVSNLAHELRTPINVLMGEAEVALTKSRTTNDYRRVIESNLEEYDRLSRIIDSLLFIARTDVQKPDLSREEIDICREVGEIIEYYQPVAEDKGINISCLNNATLYADRTLFRRAVSNLISNSLHYTEAGGSVSISTRQAPNRSIEVTVRDTGCGISKADLPNITDRFYRVDSTRHMNKEGTGLGLAIVKSIMDLHGGSIKVESEPGRGTSITLLFPRADITNLSS from the coding sequence ATGTCCTCGAAGAGCGGTAAGGATTCCAGTGGAGCCGGCAGGAACCATTCAAGATCCTGGTCCCTCTCGCGAAGATTGACGCTGCACTATGCATTGTCGGCCTTTGTCATTCTCAACATGTCTGCGGCCTTTGTCCACTGGGGCCTGGTTAACATCACCGAACGCCAGAGCAATAAATATCTACAGGATGAGATCAACACCATCCAACTGCTCAGCAGAGCTGACACCGACCTGAAGGCGCTTGCCCGGAAACTGGAGGTGGGATACGCAGCCCGTGAATCCATGAAATCTTACGGGCGGATCCTTGATCAGCAAGGCATGGTGCTGTTGCAGACATATGGTATGGACGCAAAGATACCTGCAAAAGTATTCCCACCCCCCTCTCGTCCAGGGAATGTCCGATCGATACAGTGGAAAAACAGCAGAGAAGAGGTCTACCTTTTGCGCTCGGTACTTCTTGAGCAAGGCAAAGCTCAAGATGGGCGAGTATTGCAAATCGCCCTTGATGTGACCTACATTGAGCAGATATTTTCCGATTTTCGTAATGTCCTGCTGTTGGTCGTCTTTATTGGCACGTTCGTTTCCCTGGCACTGGCTGTGCTGACTGTGAAACGGGGGCTTTGTCCGCTAACGGAGATTGCCCAGAGAACATCATCCATTACAGCCCACAATCTGGACGAACGGGTGACGCTGGGACACTGGCCCGAGGAGGTAAAGGCTCTTGCCATTGCCCTCGATGAGATGCTCGACCGCCTGCAGGATTCCTTTGTCCGCCTTTCCAGTTATGTGTCCAACCTGGCCCATGAGCTTCGGACTCCGATCAACGTTCTCATGGGAGAGGCTGAGGTTGCCCTGACAAAATCAAGAACAACCAACGATTACCGGCGGGTAATAGAATCAAATCTGGAGGAATACGACCGGCTTTCACGCATAATCGACAGTCTTCTGTTCATTGCCCGCACCGATGTCCAAAAACCAGACCTGTCCCGAGAGGAGATCGACATCTGCCGTGAGGTAGGGGAGATCATCGAATACTACCAGCCGGTCGCCGAAGATAAAGGAATAAATATCTCCTGCCTCAATAATGCCACTCTCTATGCCGACCGGACCTTGTTCCGCCGTGCGGTCAGCAATCTCATTTCCAATTCCCTCCATTATACCGAGGCAGGAGGCAGCGTCAGCATCTCGACCAGACAGGCGCCAAACCGTTCCATCGAGGTTACTGTAAGAGATACCGGTTGTGGTATCTCAAAGGCCGATCTGCCGAACATCACGGACCGATTCTACCGTGTGGATTCCACCCGCCATATGAACAAGGAGGGTACCGGCCTCGGCCTTGCCATCGTCAAATCCATCATGGATCTACATGGGGGATCGATCAAAGTTGAAAGCGAGCCTGGCAGAGGAACCTCCATTACCCTTTTATTCCCCCGCGCCGATATTACGAATTTATCATCTTGA
- a CDS encoding heavy metal response regulator transcription factor encodes MRILVIEDEVKTAAFIRKGLRESGYTADVANEGFEGLDLALTREYDIIILDVMLPGLDGWQIISRIRKLKKDTPIIFLTARDAIQDRIKGLELGADDYLVKPFAFSELLVRIRTILRRGPVRTQELITIGDLEIDLMGHRVTRGGKRLDLTPKEFALISLLARRSGEVLTRVRIAERIWDIDFESDTNVVDVHMRRLRAKVDDPFEKKLIHTVRGVGYVLEER; translated from the coding sequence ATGCGAATACTTGTCATAGAAGATGAAGTGAAAACGGCTGCCTTTATCAGGAAAGGCTTGCGTGAAAGCGGCTACACTGCCGATGTTGCCAACGAAGGGTTTGAAGGACTGGATCTTGCCCTGACCAGGGAATACGACATTATCATTCTGGATGTGATGCTCCCGGGGCTGGATGGCTGGCAAATCATCAGCAGGATCCGGAAGCTGAAAAAGGATACCCCCATTATCTTTCTTACGGCACGTGATGCGATCCAGGACCGCATAAAGGGGCTTGAACTGGGAGCGGACGATTACCTGGTGAAGCCGTTCGCTTTCTCCGAACTGCTTGTTCGCATCCGGACAATCCTCCGGCGCGGGCCGGTGAGGACCCAGGAATTGATAACCATTGGCGATCTGGAGATCGACCTCATGGGACACCGTGTGACCCGGGGCGGGAAAAGGCTGGACCTCACCCCTAAAGAATTTGCCCTGATATCCCTCCTTGCCCGGCGTTCAGGTGAGGTCCTGACCAGGGTGCGCATTGCCGAGCGTATCTGGGATATTGACTTTGAAAGCGATACCAACGTGGTTGACGTGCATATGCGCCGTCTTCGGGCGAAGGTGGATGATCCCTTCGAGAAAAAGCTGATCCATACGGTGCGGGGAGTGGGTTATGTCCTCGAAGAGCGGTAA
- a CDS encoding chemotaxis protein CheW gives MSEIVPISQAEQKKNEIIQMVTFALEREEYGVEVLSVREIIRMPELTKMPNAPHYVEGVINLRGTVIPVISLRKRFNLDDHDHDRNSRILVMELRGGNLTGFIVDSVAEVIRIQKSSIQPAPDVAHQDGMQDCITGILDHNNRLLILLDLNLLFADEEHEELLAVM, from the coding sequence ATGTCGGAAATAGTCCCCATTTCCCAAGCAGAGCAGAAAAAAAATGAAATCATCCAAATGGTAACATTTGCTTTGGAGCGGGAAGAGTATGGAGTGGAAGTTCTGAGCGTCCGTGAGATCATTCGCATGCCCGAGCTGACCAAGATGCCCAATGCTCCCCATTATGTGGAAGGGGTCATCAACCTGAGGGGCACGGTCATTCCGGTCATATCGCTGCGGAAGCGGTTCAATCTGGATGACCATGACCATGACCGCAACTCACGTATTCTGGTCATGGAACTCAGGGGAGGCAATCTCACCGGTTTCATAGTCGATTCAGTGGCCGAAGTGATCCGCATTCAGAAGAGCTCGATTCAGCCTGCGCCGGACGTGGCTCACCAGGATGGCATGCAGGATTGCATCACCGGCATCCTCGATCACAACAACCGGCTGCTGATACTCCTGGACCTGAACTTGCTCTTTGCCGACGAAGAACATGAAGAGCTGTTGGCCGTGATGTAA
- the dinB gene encoding DNA polymerase IV produces the protein MDEQQKEIPFGDRIIMHVDMNAFFASVEQQNDPRLRGKPVAVVGSSKRTIVTTCSYEARAFGVKTGMALWEAKSCCPNLILVVGKNREYTRISSLIMKLMYDFTPLVETFSIDEAFLDISGSLSLFGTPENIASLLKARIGDQFGLTCSIGIAPNKLLAKLASDMQKPDGLTVIKPAEVALTMDRTPIRDMCGIGKKTEKSLTMLGIRTCGDLGRFPVKLLRQKFGIVGEALHLMGLGVDDSPVVPQEESDLVKSVGHSMTLEKDLEKREDILRYLLQLAEMVGRRMRRYGVAGKTVCLSVRYADFFTNFSRQLTLPEYTNLSAEIYRGAVTLLDSVELTQPVRLLGVKLSNLRHQDEQLPLFEGERKKAHLAKAMDEVNSRFGEFSVTYGTLLTVEGKKGSFVISPAWRPQGIRKVDVE, from the coding sequence ATGGACGAGCAGCAAAAAGAAATTCCCTTTGGCGACCGCATCATCATGCATGTGGATATGAACGCCTTTTTCGCCTCGGTGGAACAGCAGAACGACCCTCGCCTCCGGGGTAAACCGGTGGCGGTGGTCGGCTCATCAAAAAGAACCATCGTCACCACCTGCTCCTATGAAGCCCGTGCTTTTGGCGTAAAAACCGGCATGGCGCTCTGGGAGGCAAAAAGCTGCTGTCCGAATCTGATTCTGGTGGTGGGGAAAAACAGGGAGTATACCCGTATTTCCTCCCTGATCATGAAGCTCATGTATGACTTTACGCCACTGGTGGAAACCTTTTCCATCGACGAAGCCTTCCTGGACATCTCCGGTTCACTCTCCCTGTTCGGCACTCCGGAAAATATCGCTTCCCTGCTTAAAGCCCGCATTGGGGACCAATTCGGCCTGACCTGTTCCATCGGCATTGCTCCGAACAAGCTTCTGGCAAAGCTTGCCTCCGACATGCAAAAACCGGACGGGCTGACCGTGATCAAGCCTGCCGAAGTGGCCCTGACCATGGATCGAACCCCGATCAGGGATATGTGCGGCATCGGCAAAAAGACCGAAAAAAGCCTGACCATGCTCGGCATTCGCACCTGCGGAGACCTGGGACGATTTCCGGTCAAGCTCCTCAGGCAGAAATTCGGCATTGTGGGGGAAGCTCTGCACCTCATGGGGTTGGGTGTGGATGACTCACCGGTGGTTCCCCAGGAAGAGTCCGACCTGGTCAAATCGGTGGGGCACAGCATGACCCTGGAGAAGGACCTGGAGAAAAGGGAGGATATCCTCAGGTATCTCCTGCAGCTTGCCGAAATGGTCGGCAGAAGGATGCGGCGCTATGGGGTGGCCGGCAAAACCGTCTGCCTCTCCGTACGCTATGCGGATTTCTTCACCAATTTTTCCCGGCAATTGACACTGCCGGAATATACCAACCTGAGCGCAGAAATATACCGGGGGGCGGTGACCCTTTTGGACAGTGTCGAACTGACCCAGCCGGTACGCCTCCTGGGGGTGAAACTTTCCAACCTGCGCCATCAGGACGAGCAGCTTCCCCTATTTGAAGGTGAACGGAAAAAAGCCCATCTGGCCAAGGCCATGGACGAAGTAAACAGCCGCTTCGGGGAGTTTTCCGTCACCTACGGCACCCTTCTAACCGTTGAAGGAAAGAAAGGGTCATTCGTTATCTCGCCGGCCTGGCGACCACAGGGGATCAGGAAGGTGGACGTGGAATAG
- a CDS encoding M23 family metallopeptidase, producing MKIYKLVQIIKKIHVPLTIMVVPHSRGCSRSIRIPFIVAVLCCCMSVVGGVYTVSLTIEAFNYQQLKKRYAGISSEVSEMRSTMISLKESEAQLKQLVSLGSRSKILKNLDTSESGSIDIEELKSQVAKSMDTVKEIKSYLRKERVTDLATPQGWPASGRVSSLFGNREHPLYGIRKFHSGVDISLPTGTPLHATADGVVSFSGRAANNGNITVVEHGLGYSTIYAHNSRNLARAGQTVKRGEVIAYAGSTGASTGPHVHYEIWKNGQSIDPMPFLKRN from the coding sequence ATGAAGATATATAAACTTGTTCAAATCATAAAAAAAATCCACGTCCCGCTCACCATCATGGTCGTGCCGCATTCCAGGGGCTGCTCCCGCAGCATCAGGATACCGTTCATTGTGGCCGTCCTTTGCTGCTGCATGTCCGTAGTCGGCGGTGTATACACCGTATCCCTGACCATCGAGGCATTCAACTACCAGCAACTGAAAAAGCGATATGCCGGTATTTCCAGTGAAGTCTCGGAAATGCGCTCGACGATGATCTCCCTCAAGGAATCGGAAGCTCAGCTCAAGCAGCTTGTTTCCCTTGGCTCACGCAGTAAAATCCTGAAGAATCTCGACACCTCCGAAAGCGGTTCCATAGATATCGAGGAACTGAAGAGCCAGGTTGCAAAATCCATGGATACGGTCAAGGAAATCAAATCATACCTGCGCAAGGAACGTGTCACGGACCTGGCAACACCCCAGGGATGGCCTGCTTCCGGGCGCGTCAGCTCGCTTTTCGGCAACCGTGAGCATCCCCTTTATGGAATAAGGAAATTCCACTCCGGAGTGGATATTTCCCTTCCCACCGGCACCCCGTTGCATGCCACCGCCGATGGTGTCGTCAGTTTTTCGGGCAGGGCTGCCAACAACGGCAACATCACCGTCGTCGAACATGGTTTGGGATACAGCACCATCTACGCCCATAACTCTAGAAACCTGGCCCGTGCCGGGCAGACGGTAAAGCGGGGAGAGGTCATCGCCTATGCCGGGTCAACCGGGGCTTCCACCGGCCCCCATGTCCACTACGAGATCTGGAAAAACGGCCAGAGCATAGATCCCATGCCATTTCTGAAGCGCAACTGA
- a CDS encoding bactofilin family protein, with protein sequence MFSKKHSKLEVVIGAETVIKGEISSKGTVRIDGRLEGDITADCVIIGDSGSIVGDVAAKTFIAGGKLHGNVRSSESVEILPRGEINGDIMTARLSVAEGAMFEGHSMMQKNHNLEYKPVEVLQ encoded by the coding sequence ATGTTCAGCAAGAAACATTCTAAACTTGAAGTGGTCATCGGTGCCGAAACCGTCATCAAGGGAGAAATCTCCTCCAAAGGAACGGTGAGGATCGATGGCAGACTTGAGGGAGACATCACTGCAGATTGCGTTATAATCGGCGATTCCGGCTCGATTGTCGGAGATGTGGCAGCCAAGACCTTTATCGCAGGAGGCAAGCTTCACGGCAACGTCCGCTCCAGTGAAAGCGTTGAAATACTCCCCCGCGGAGAAATAAACGGCGACATCATGACAGCGAGACTTTCGGTTGCCGAAGGGGCAATGTTCGAGGGCCATTCCATGATGCAGAAGAATCACAATCTTGAGTACAAGCCGGTGGAAGTACTCCAGTAA
- a CDS encoding P-loop NTPase has translation MTEDPSPGQGLPPKLPSIWAVGGGKGGVGKSVIATNLGVAVARMGLNCVLVDADLGGANLHTMLGVSAPKASLASIFNHESASLSDILTPTGVPNLNLISGAQALLDMANPKHTQKLKLIRQLISMDADVIVLDLSAGSSFNVLDFFNTAHDPIMVVVPTPTSIENAYHFLNAALHRRFMQAVAKAEVTELARKALADKNAHGLRSPRELLRYLCQEHPDAGSTIGSIMASLRPKLIVNQVRREEDMQLGDQIADACRDFYGVRLENLGGLRNDDRVISSILARKPLQSSQPGCQFSTAIEGMAMRLVNHDREAQHE, from the coding sequence ATGACAGAAGATCCTTCGCCAGGACAGGGACTCCCCCCCAAGCTACCCAGTATCTGGGCTGTTGGTGGCGGTAAGGGGGGGGTCGGAAAGTCCGTGATCGCCACCAATCTCGGTGTGGCCGTGGCACGAATGGGTCTGAACTGTGTGCTGGTAGATGCGGACCTTGGCGGCGCGAATCTGCACACCATGCTGGGAGTATCGGCTCCAAAGGCAAGTCTTGCCAGCATCTTCAACCACGAATCCGCATCGCTCAGTGATATTCTCACCCCCACCGGCGTTCCCAACCTTAACCTTATCAGCGGGGCACAGGCGCTGCTGGATATGGCCAACCCCAAGCACACACAGAAGCTCAAACTGATCCGCCAGCTAATATCCATGGATGCCGACGTGATCGTGTTGGATTTAAGCGCCGGGTCATCTTTCAATGTGCTTGATTTCTTCAATACCGCCCATGATCCCATCATGGTCGTTGTCCCCACCCCCACATCCATTGAGAATGCCTACCATTTCCTCAATGCCGCTCTCCACCGCCGTTTCATGCAGGCTGTGGCAAAAGCCGAAGTGACCGAACTGGCAAGAAAGGCCCTTGCCGACAAAAATGCCCACGGCCTCCGTTCGCCCCGTGAATTGCTGCGTTATCTTTGCCAGGAGCATCCCGATGCCGGATCGACCATAGGCAGCATAATGGCCAGCCTGCGTCCCAAACTCATTGTCAATCAGGTACGCCGTGAGGAAGACATGCAGCTGGGCGACCAGATTGCCGATGCCTGCCGTGATTTCTATGGCGTGAGACTGGAAAATCTGGGGGGGCTCCGCAATGATGATCGGGTAATATCCTCGATACTAGCCAGAAAGCCTCTGCAGTCGTCCCAGCCTGGCTGCCAGTTCTCCACGGCCATAGAGGGAATGGCCATGCGACTTGTTAACCATGACAGGGAGGCGCAGCATGAATGA
- a CDS encoding helix-turn-helix domain-containing protein: MNESYEILGLNSGADRSEVKRAYQRLRDLYSQDSLAIYSLVNESERKGRLEQIESAYQGILTFLRQRKDKEENDFAEDSPSASMPDPEVATGAYLRWAREQAGLSIRQLADRTKISSGKLEDIESERIDHLPPPVYLRGFVFEFARSLGLANAFQLSELYLRRVSADPRD; the protein is encoded by the coding sequence ATGAATGAATCCTACGAAATCCTGGGCCTGAATTCAGGTGCGGACCGCTCTGAAGTCAAACGTGCTTACCAACGGCTCAGGGATCTTTATTCACAGGACTCTCTGGCAATTTACTCACTGGTAAATGAATCAGAAAGGAAAGGCCGACTGGAACAGATAGAATCAGCCTATCAGGGCATCCTGACTTTTCTGCGGCAGCGAAAGGATAAAGAGGAGAATGATTTCGCCGAGGATTCTCCATCAGCCTCCATGCCAGACCCTGAGGTGGCGACCGGGGCCTACCTTCGCTGGGCGCGTGAGCAGGCAGGACTTTCCATAAGACAACTGGCGGATCGAACCAAAATAAGCTCAGGCAAGCTGGAAGATATTGAATCAGAGCGGATCGACCATCTCCCCCCTCCGGTCTACCTGCGGGGCTTTGTCTTTGAATTTGCCCGCAGTCTGGGCCTTGCCAATGCCTTTCAGCTTTCGGAATTATACCTGCGGCGAGTATCTGCAGACCCGCGCGATTGA